Proteins from a single region of Antechinus flavipes isolate AdamAnt ecotype Samford, QLD, Australia chromosome 2, AdamAnt_v2, whole genome shotgun sequence:
- the WDR76 gene encoding WD repeat-containing protein 76 — MMSPQNLPQNNSNDEEKPKVKRKLGELPSPEVEAMFPKEEYSLQKSALGSQVESNVVIPRNTKDVLSLSNEMQSSQDGDDDEIETADVDGSTELSAYEKKRLKNISENAEFFASLHLLETAARLREMIAKRPSHGTKRKKPKKAEDEIVCRRSMRLLKVDPSGVPLPDPSPQPESVVDQYTRLPPGPLEMIPENQNGKNEMFKGIMQMWMKISQPRNMSTKKLSNMKRYQANLTGMVIREDTICKVTKSRICSMAIHPSETRTLVAAGDKIGQVGLWDLTQQPREDGIFTFILHSQAVSCLNFSPANPAHLLSLSHDGTLRCGDFTRAVFEEVYRNEEKDFSYFDFLADDASTLIVGHWNAGVALVDRRTPGTSYEQFFQSNMSLIRTLQVHPLNRHYFIAAGARNVHIYDLRHLKSKDMKPLISITEHMKSLASAYFSPFTGNRVVTTCADDNLRVFDTSCMSSKIPLLTRVRHNNNTGRWLSRFRAIWDPKQEDCFIVGSMARPRSIDVFHESGELVHSFIDEECLASVCSINVMHPTQNILAGGNSSGRIHVFKG, encoded by the exons ATGATGAGCCCTCAGAATCTCCCCCAAAATAATTCTAATGATGAGGAAAAGcctaaagtaaaaagaaaactcGGAGAACTTCCAAGTCCAGAAGTAGAAGCTATGTTTCCCAAAGAAGAATACAGTTTACAAAAATCAGCTTTGGGTTCTCAGGTAGAATCAAATGTTGTGATACCTAGGAATACTAAAGATGTATTGTCTCTCAGCAATGAAATGCAAAGCAGTCAGGATGGAgatgatgatgaaattgaaacagcTGATGTG gATGGTTCAACAGAGCTATCAGCTTATGAAAAGAAGAGGCTAAAAAACATATCAGAAAATGCTGAATTTTTTGCATCACTTCATTTGTTAGAG ACAGCTGCAAGGTTACGTGAAATGATAGCTAAAAGACCTTCTCATGGAACCAAGAG aaagaagccaaagaaggCAGAAGATGAGATTGTTTGTCGGAGATCCATGAGATTATTAAAAGTAGATCCATCAGGAGTCCCATTACCAGATCCTTCACCACAGCCTGAATCAGTAGTTGATCAATAT ACTCGCTTACCTCCTGGACCTTTGGAGATGATACCTGAAAATCAGAATGGCAAAAATGAGATGTTTAAAGGGATTATGCAGATGTGGATGAAAATAAGCCAG CCAAGAAATATGAGTACTAAGAAGTTATCTAATATGAAAAG ATACCAAGCAAATTTGACTGGCATGGTTATTCGTGAAGATACTATCTGCAAAGTTACAAAAAGCAGAATATGCTCTATGGCTATTCATCCATCAGAAACTAGGACATTGGTGGCAGCTGGGGACAAGATTGGCCAAGTTGGACTTTGGGATTTG ACTCAGCAACctagagaagatgggatttttacctttattcttcaTAGTCAAGCAGTTAGCTGTCTGAATTTTTCACCTGCCAATCCAGCCCATTTGCTATCACTGAGCCATGATGGGACTTTACGCTGTGGAGATTTTACTAGAGCTGTGTTTGAAGAG gtgtatagaaatgaagaaaaggatttttcATACTTTGACTTCTTGGCTGATGATGCATCCACTTTAATAGTAGGGCACTGGAATGCAGGTGTGGCTTTAGTGGATAGACGGACACCAGGAACTTCATATGAGCAATTTTTCCAATCTAATATGAGCTTAATAAGAACTCTTCAGGTTCACCCACTGAATAGACATTATTTCATAGCTGCTGGCGCAAG gAATGTTCATATTTATGATTTGCGGCACCTCAAATCAAAAGACATGAAACCTTTGATCTCTATCACTGAACACATGAAGAGCCTTGCTTCTGCATATTTCTCACCTTTTACTGGCAACAGAGTAGTGACTACTTGTGCTGATGATAATTTGAG aGTTTTTGACACTAGCTGTATGTCTTCCAAGATTCCTTTGCTGACCAGAGTCAG GCATAACAACAACACAGGACGGTGGTTGAGCAGGTTCAGAGCTATCTGGGATCCAAAGCAAGAAGACTGTTTTATTGTTGGCAGTATGGCTCGTCCAAGAAGCATAGATGTATTCCATGAGAGTGGAGAACTGGTACACTCTTTTATTGATGAAGAGTGCCTTGCCTCTGTTTGTTCCATCAATGTTATGCACCCAACTCAGAATATCTTGGCTGGGGGTAATTCTAGTGGAAGAATTCATGTTtttaagggttaa